The following coding sequences lie in one Oncorhynchus gorbuscha isolate QuinsamMale2020 ecotype Even-year linkage group LG10, OgorEven_v1.0, whole genome shotgun sequence genomic window:
- the LOC124045808 gene encoding cold shock domain-containing protein E1-like isoform X6: MCSPWKGFVEFTLPASPPAAFVSADLSSTSPVGLSLSPYGRSCDPVLTPLSDMERVHSEPPLARNTASATSVVAIPRSFSVSHKKHKRTPLYRRSMSFDPGMLHNGHTAFANGTAVGIRETGVVEKLLTSYGFIQCSERQARLFFHCSQYNGNLQELKIGDDVEFEVSSDRRTGKPIAVKLLKIKPEVLPEERISGQVVSAIPTHLDGKSAPGQVPTGSVCYERNGYGFLPTQEVFYLTYTPDDIEGNMHLDTGDKVSFYMETNKHTGAVSAHNIVLVKKKQMRCQGVVCATKEAFGFIERADVVKEIFFHYSEFKGDLEALQAGDDVEFTIKERNGKEVATDVRLLAQGTVIFEDISIEQFEGTVIKVIPKVPTKNQNDPLPGRICARISYTDKELLFGEKDTKSKVTLLEGDHVQFNISTDRRDKLERATNIDILPDTFHFTKESREMVRTLRRSMGVIAAMRDGFGFIKCVDRDARMFFHFSEVLEESQLHISDEVEFTVVPVSPGKKSMDMLSAQRNHAVRIKKLPKGTVSFHTQSEQRFVGVVEKEATAAITNNKSASPSKAKEKKKDKEAEEGVISYEDCGVKLTVSYHVKDLEGAAQPQAGDKVEFSINEVKRTGQQSAVTIKILNRTVNTKRLLGYIATLKDNFGFIETANHDQEIFFHYSELCGDMENLELGDTVEYTLSKGKGNKVSAEKVMKMAAVNSVGQDVGEAVMLGKVVRPLRSVDPSQTEYQGLIEHSEEEGMKGQNYSFGIMGMTNKADCLQKGELVKFQLCTVAQTGQKMACNVVPQRKALVECVKDQFGFITYEVGESKKLFFHVKEVQDGLELQTGDEVEFSVILNQRTGKCSACNVRRVSEGPKPVATPRPDRLVNRLKSITLDDSSAPRLVIVRQPRGPDNSKGFNVERKTRQPGVID, translated from the exons ATGTGCAGCCCCTGGAAAGGCTTTGTCGAGTTTACCTTGCCCGCTTCGCCGCCTGCCGCGTTCGTTAGCGCTGACCTGAGCAGCACCTCCCCCGTCGGACTCAGCCTGTCACCGTACGGCCGATCC TGTGACCCAGTCCTGACCCCACTGTCGGATATGGAGAGAGTGCACTCTGAACCCCCTTTGGCACGTAATACTGCCTCTGCCACCTCTGTGGTGGCTATCCCCCGCTCGTTCTCGGTTTCCCACAAAAAACACAAGCGGACACCCCTGTATCGGAGATCA ATGAGTTTTGACCCTGGCATGCTCCACAATGGGCACACTGCGTTTGCCAATGGCACAGCGGTGGGCATCAGGGAGACTGGCGTGGTGGAGAAGCTGCTCACCTCCTACGGGTTCATCCAGTGCTCGGAGCGGCAGGCGCGCCTATTCTTTCACTGCTCCCAGTACAACGGCAACCTGCAGGAGCTCAAGATAGGAG atGATGTGGAGTTTGAAGTTTCCTCAGACAGGCGTACTGGCAAGCCCATAGCAGTGAAGCTGCTTAAGATCAAACCAGAGGTGCTTCCAGAGGAGCGCATCTCGGGCCAG GTCGTCTCAGCGATTCCTACTCACCTGGATGGCAAGTCTGCTCCAGGGCAGGTGCCCACTGGCAGTGTGTGCTATGAGAGAAATGGG TATGGATTCCTTCCCACGCAGGAGGTGTTTTACTTGACCTACACCCCAGACGACATAGAGGGCAACATGCACCTGGACACGGGAGACAAAGTCAGCTTCTACATGGAAACCAACAAGca CACCGGTGCAGTCAGTGCACACAACATTGTCCTGGTTAAGAAGAAACAGATGAGGTGCCAGGGGGTTGTCTGTGCCACCAAG GAGGCCTTTGGGTTCATTGAGAGGGCTGATGTGGTGAAGGAGATCTTCTTCCACTACAGCGAGTTCAAGGGCGACCTGGAGGCCCTGCAGGCCGGCGACGACGTGGAGTTCACCATCAAAGAGAGAAAC GGGAAAGAGGTGGCTACTGACGTGAGGCTGCTCGCCCAGGGGACAGTCATATTTGAGGACATCAGCATCGAGCAGTTTGAAGGCACTGTTATCAAGGTCATCCCTAAAGTTCCAACCAAGAACCAG AATGATCCACTACCAGGCCGCATCTGTGCCAGGATCAGTTACACAGACAAGGAGCTCCTGTTTGGTGAGAAGGACACCAAGTCCAAAGTGACCCTGCTGGAAGGCGACCATGTGCAGTTCAACATTTCCACGGACCGTAGGGACAAGCTGGAGCGGGCCACCAACATCGACATCCTGCCTGATACCTTCCACTTCACCAAGGAGTCCCGTGAGATGGTAAGGACCCTGAGGAGATCCATG GGTGTGATCGCTGCCATGCGCGACGGCTTTGGCTTCATCAAGTGTGTGGACCGGGATGCCAGGATGTTCTTTCACTTTAGCGAGGTCCTGGAGGAAAGCCAGCTGCACATCTCTGACGAAGTCGAGTTCACCGTTGTGCCCGTGAGTCCAGGGAAAAAATCCATG GACATGCTGTCTGCCCAGAGGAACCACGCTGTGCGCATCAAGAAGCTGCCTAAAGGCACAGTGTCCTTCCATACCCAGTCTGAGCAGCGCTTTGTGGGTGTGGTGGAGAAGGAGGCCACGGCAGCCATCACCAACAACAAGAGCGCAAGCCCCAGCAAGGCCAAAGAGAAG AAAAAAGACAAG GAAGCAGAAGAGGGAGTGATTTCTTATGAGGACTGTGGAGTGAAGCTGACTGTGTCGTACCATGTCAAAGATCTGGAGGGAGCTGCCCAGCCACAGGCAGGAGACAAG GTGGAGTTCTCCATCAATGAGGTAAAGAGGACAGGCCAGCAGAGCGCGGTCACCATTAAGATCCTCAACCGCACAGTCAACACCAAAAGGCTGCTGGGATACATTGCCACGCTGAAAGACAACTTTGGGTTCATTGAGACGGCCAATCACGATCAAGAGATCTTCTTTCACTACAG tgaGCTGTGTGGAGACATGGAGAACCTGGAGCTGGGTGACACTGTGGAATACACCCTGTCCAAGGGCAAAGGAAACAAAGTCAGTGCTGAGAAGGTTATGAAGATGGCAGCAG TGAATAGTGTGGGACAGGATGTTGGTGAGGCGGTGATGCTGGGAAAGGTGGTGCGCCCTCTGCGTAGTGTGGACCCGTCGCAGACAGAGTACCAGGGGCTCATCGAGCACTCAGAGGAAG AGGGCATGAAGGGCCAGAATTACTCATTTGGCATCATGGGCATGACAAACAAGGCAGACTGTCTGCAGAAAGGAGAGCTGGTGAAGTTCCAGCTGTGCACAGTGGCCCAGACGGGACAGAAGATGGCCTGCAACGTTGTCCCCCAACGCAAAGCCTTGGTGGAGTGCGTCAAGGACCAG TTTGGTTTCATCACATATGAAGTTGGTGAGAGTAAGAAGCTGTTTTTCCATGTCAAAGAGGTGCAGGATGGCTTGGAGCTCCAGACTGGGGATGAGGTGGAGTTCTCAGTCATTCTCAACCAACGCACAGGGAAATGTAGTGCCTGCAATGTGCGCAGAGTCAG TGAAGGGCCTAAACCGGTGGCAACCCCCCGTCCCGATCGTTTGGTCAACCGGCTCAAGAGCATCACCCTGGATGACTCTAGTGCCCCCCGCCTAGTAATTGTGAGAcagccccgtggccctgacaacTCAAAG GGCTTCAACGTGGAGCGGAAGACTCGTCAACCGGGTGTAATTGACTGA
- the LOC124045808 gene encoding cold shock domain-containing protein E1-like isoform X9 has product MCSPWKGFVEFTLPASPPAAFVSADLSSTSPVGLSLSPYGRSCDPVLTPLSDMERVHSEPPLARNTASATSVVAIPRSFSVSHKKHKRTPLYRRSMSFDPGMLHNGHTAFANGTAVGIRETGVVEKLLTSYGFIQCSERQARLFFHCSQYNGNLQELKIGDDVEFEVSSDRRTGKPIAVKLLKIKPEVLPEERISGQVGPDSHASPFTVLHGYIHPVVSAIPTHLDGKSAPGQVPTGSVCYERNGEVFYLTYTPDDIEGNMHLDTGDKVSFYMETNKHTGAVSAHNIVLVKKKQMRCQGVVCATKEAFGFIERADVVKEIFFHYSEFKGDLEALQAGDDVEFTIKERNGKEVATDVRLLAQGTVIFEDISIEQFEGTVIKVIPKVPTKNQNDPLPGRICARISYTDKELLFGEKDTKSKVTLLEGDHVQFNISTDRRDKLERATNIDILPDTFHFTKESREMGVIAAMRDGFGFIKCVDRDARMFFHFSEVLEESQLHISDEVEFTVVPDMLSAQRNHAVRIKKLPKGTVSFHTQSEQRFVGVVEKEATAAITNNKSASPSKAKEKEAEEGVISYEDCGVKLTVSYHVKDLEGAAQPQAGDKVEFSINEVKRTGQQSAVTIKILNRTVNTKRLLGYIATLKDNFGFIETANHDQEIFFHYSELCGDMENLELGDTVEYTLSKGKGNKVSAEKVMKMAAVNSVGQDVGEAVMLGKVVRPLRSVDPSQTEYQGLIEHSEEEGMKGQNYSFGIMGMTNKADCLQKGELVKFQLCTVAQTGQKMACNVVPQRKALVECVKDQFGFITYEVGESKKLFFHVKEVQDGLELQTGDEVEFSVILNQRTGKCSACNVRRVSEGPKPVATPRPDRLVNRLKSITLDDSSAPRLVIVRQPRGPDNSKGFNVERKTRQPGVID; this is encoded by the exons ATGTGCAGCCCCTGGAAAGGCTTTGTCGAGTTTACCTTGCCCGCTTCGCCGCCTGCCGCGTTCGTTAGCGCTGACCTGAGCAGCACCTCCCCCGTCGGACTCAGCCTGTCACCGTACGGCCGATCC TGTGACCCAGTCCTGACCCCACTGTCGGATATGGAGAGAGTGCACTCTGAACCCCCTTTGGCACGTAATACTGCCTCTGCCACCTCTGTGGTGGCTATCCCCCGCTCGTTCTCGGTTTCCCACAAAAAACACAAGCGGACACCCCTGTATCGGAGATCA ATGAGTTTTGACCCTGGCATGCTCCACAATGGGCACACTGCGTTTGCCAATGGCACAGCGGTGGGCATCAGGGAGACTGGCGTGGTGGAGAAGCTGCTCACCTCCTACGGGTTCATCCAGTGCTCGGAGCGGCAGGCGCGCCTATTCTTTCACTGCTCCCAGTACAACGGCAACCTGCAGGAGCTCAAGATAGGAG atGATGTGGAGTTTGAAGTTTCCTCAGACAGGCGTACTGGCAAGCCCATAGCAGTGAAGCTGCTTAAGATCAAACCAGAGGTGCTTCCAGAGGAGCGCATCTCGGGCCAGGTGGGGCCAGACTCGCACGCCTCTCCATTTACTGTGCTGCATGGTTATATTCATCCA GTCGTCTCAGCGATTCCTACTCACCTGGATGGCAAGTCTGCTCCAGGGCAGGTGCCCACTGGCAGTGTGTGCTATGAGAGAAATGGG GAGGTGTTTTACTTGACCTACACCCCAGACGACATAGAGGGCAACATGCACCTGGACACGGGAGACAAAGTCAGCTTCTACATGGAAACCAACAAGca CACCGGTGCAGTCAGTGCACACAACATTGTCCTGGTTAAGAAGAAACAGATGAGGTGCCAGGGGGTTGTCTGTGCCACCAAG GAGGCCTTTGGGTTCATTGAGAGGGCTGATGTGGTGAAGGAGATCTTCTTCCACTACAGCGAGTTCAAGGGCGACCTGGAGGCCCTGCAGGCCGGCGACGACGTGGAGTTCACCATCAAAGAGAGAAAC GGGAAAGAGGTGGCTACTGACGTGAGGCTGCTCGCCCAGGGGACAGTCATATTTGAGGACATCAGCATCGAGCAGTTTGAAGGCACTGTTATCAAGGTCATCCCTAAAGTTCCAACCAAGAACCAG AATGATCCACTACCAGGCCGCATCTGTGCCAGGATCAGTTACACAGACAAGGAGCTCCTGTTTGGTGAGAAGGACACCAAGTCCAAAGTGACCCTGCTGGAAGGCGACCATGTGCAGTTCAACATTTCCACGGACCGTAGGGACAAGCTGGAGCGGGCCACCAACATCGACATCCTGCCTGATACCTTCCACTTCACCAAGGAGTCCCGTGAGATG GGTGTGATCGCTGCCATGCGCGACGGCTTTGGCTTCATCAAGTGTGTGGACCGGGATGCCAGGATGTTCTTTCACTTTAGCGAGGTCCTGGAGGAAAGCCAGCTGCACATCTCTGACGAAGTCGAGTTCACCGTTGTGCCC GACATGCTGTCTGCCCAGAGGAACCACGCTGTGCGCATCAAGAAGCTGCCTAAAGGCACAGTGTCCTTCCATACCCAGTCTGAGCAGCGCTTTGTGGGTGTGGTGGAGAAGGAGGCCACGGCAGCCATCACCAACAACAAGAGCGCAAGCCCCAGCAAGGCCAAAGAGAAG GAAGCAGAAGAGGGAGTGATTTCTTATGAGGACTGTGGAGTGAAGCTGACTGTGTCGTACCATGTCAAAGATCTGGAGGGAGCTGCCCAGCCACAGGCAGGAGACAAG GTGGAGTTCTCCATCAATGAGGTAAAGAGGACAGGCCAGCAGAGCGCGGTCACCATTAAGATCCTCAACCGCACAGTCAACACCAAAAGGCTGCTGGGATACATTGCCACGCTGAAAGACAACTTTGGGTTCATTGAGACGGCCAATCACGATCAAGAGATCTTCTTTCACTACAG tgaGCTGTGTGGAGACATGGAGAACCTGGAGCTGGGTGACACTGTGGAATACACCCTGTCCAAGGGCAAAGGAAACAAAGTCAGTGCTGAGAAGGTTATGAAGATGGCAGCAG TGAATAGTGTGGGACAGGATGTTGGTGAGGCGGTGATGCTGGGAAAGGTGGTGCGCCCTCTGCGTAGTGTGGACCCGTCGCAGACAGAGTACCAGGGGCTCATCGAGCACTCAGAGGAAG AGGGCATGAAGGGCCAGAATTACTCATTTGGCATCATGGGCATGACAAACAAGGCAGACTGTCTGCAGAAAGGAGAGCTGGTGAAGTTCCAGCTGTGCACAGTGGCCCAGACGGGACAGAAGATGGCCTGCAACGTTGTCCCCCAACGCAAAGCCTTGGTGGAGTGCGTCAAGGACCAG TTTGGTTTCATCACATATGAAGTTGGTGAGAGTAAGAAGCTGTTTTTCCATGTCAAAGAGGTGCAGGATGGCTTGGAGCTCCAGACTGGGGATGAGGTGGAGTTCTCAGTCATTCTCAACCAACGCACAGGGAAATGTAGTGCCTGCAATGTGCGCAGAGTCAG TGAAGGGCCTAAACCGGTGGCAACCCCCCGTCCCGATCGTTTGGTCAACCGGCTCAAGAGCATCACCCTGGATGACTCTAGTGCCCCCCGCCTAGTAATTGTGAGAcagccccgtggccctgacaacTCAAAG GGCTTCAACGTGGAGCGGAAGACTCGTCAACCGGGTGTAATTGACTGA
- the LOC124045808 gene encoding cold shock domain-containing protein E1-like isoform X3 — MCSPWKGFVEFTLPASPPAAFVSADLSSTSPVGLSLSPYGRSCDPVLTPLSDMERVHSEPPLARNTASATSVVAIPRSFSVSHKKHKRTPLYRRSMSFDPGMLHNGHTAFANGTAVGIRETGVVEKLLTSYGFIQCSERQARLFFHCSQYNGNLQELKIGDDVEFEVSSDRRTGKPIAVKLLKIKPEVLPEERISGQVGPDSHASPFTVLHGYIHPVVSAIPTHLDGKSAPGQVPTGSVCYERNGEVFYLTYTPDDIEGNMHLDTGDKVSFYMETNKHTGAVSAHNIVLVKKKQMRCQGVVCATKEAFGFIERADVVKEIFFHYSEFKGDLEALQAGDDVEFTIKERNGKEVATDVRLLAQGTVIFEDISIEQFEGTVIKVIPKVPTKNQNDPLPGRICARISYTDKELLFGEKDTKSKVTLLEGDHVQFNISTDRRDKLERATNIDILPDTFHFTKESREMVRTLRRSMGVIAAMRDGFGFIKCVDRDARMFFHFSEVLEESQLHISDEVEFTVVPVSPGKKSMDMLSAQRNHAVRIKKLPKGTVSFHTQSEQRFVGVVEKEATAAITNNKSASPSKAKEKKKDKEAEEGVISYEDCGVKLTVSYHVKDLEGAAQPQAGDKVEFSINEVKRTGQQSAVTIKILNRTVNTKRLLGYIATLKDNFGFIETANHDQEIFFHYSELCGDMENLELGDTVEYTLSKGKGNKVSAEKVMKMAAVNSVGQDVGEAVMLGKVVRPLRSVDPSQTEYQGLIEHSEEEGMKGQNYSFGIMGMTNKADCLQKGELVKFQLCTVAQTGQKMACNVVPQRKALVECVKDQFGFITYEVGESKKLFFHVKEVQDGLELQTGDEVEFSVILNQRTGKCSACNVRRVSEGPKPVATPRPDRLVNRLKSITLDDSSAPRLVIVRQPRGPDNSKGFNVERKTRQPGVID; from the exons ATGTGCAGCCCCTGGAAAGGCTTTGTCGAGTTTACCTTGCCCGCTTCGCCGCCTGCCGCGTTCGTTAGCGCTGACCTGAGCAGCACCTCCCCCGTCGGACTCAGCCTGTCACCGTACGGCCGATCC TGTGACCCAGTCCTGACCCCACTGTCGGATATGGAGAGAGTGCACTCTGAACCCCCTTTGGCACGTAATACTGCCTCTGCCACCTCTGTGGTGGCTATCCCCCGCTCGTTCTCGGTTTCCCACAAAAAACACAAGCGGACACCCCTGTATCGGAGATCA ATGAGTTTTGACCCTGGCATGCTCCACAATGGGCACACTGCGTTTGCCAATGGCACAGCGGTGGGCATCAGGGAGACTGGCGTGGTGGAGAAGCTGCTCACCTCCTACGGGTTCATCCAGTGCTCGGAGCGGCAGGCGCGCCTATTCTTTCACTGCTCCCAGTACAACGGCAACCTGCAGGAGCTCAAGATAGGAG atGATGTGGAGTTTGAAGTTTCCTCAGACAGGCGTACTGGCAAGCCCATAGCAGTGAAGCTGCTTAAGATCAAACCAGAGGTGCTTCCAGAGGAGCGCATCTCGGGCCAGGTGGGGCCAGACTCGCACGCCTCTCCATTTACTGTGCTGCATGGTTATATTCATCCA GTCGTCTCAGCGATTCCTACTCACCTGGATGGCAAGTCTGCTCCAGGGCAGGTGCCCACTGGCAGTGTGTGCTATGAGAGAAATGGG GAGGTGTTTTACTTGACCTACACCCCAGACGACATAGAGGGCAACATGCACCTGGACACGGGAGACAAAGTCAGCTTCTACATGGAAACCAACAAGca CACCGGTGCAGTCAGTGCACACAACATTGTCCTGGTTAAGAAGAAACAGATGAGGTGCCAGGGGGTTGTCTGTGCCACCAAG GAGGCCTTTGGGTTCATTGAGAGGGCTGATGTGGTGAAGGAGATCTTCTTCCACTACAGCGAGTTCAAGGGCGACCTGGAGGCCCTGCAGGCCGGCGACGACGTGGAGTTCACCATCAAAGAGAGAAAC GGGAAAGAGGTGGCTACTGACGTGAGGCTGCTCGCCCAGGGGACAGTCATATTTGAGGACATCAGCATCGAGCAGTTTGAAGGCACTGTTATCAAGGTCATCCCTAAAGTTCCAACCAAGAACCAG AATGATCCACTACCAGGCCGCATCTGTGCCAGGATCAGTTACACAGACAAGGAGCTCCTGTTTGGTGAGAAGGACACCAAGTCCAAAGTGACCCTGCTGGAAGGCGACCATGTGCAGTTCAACATTTCCACGGACCGTAGGGACAAGCTGGAGCGGGCCACCAACATCGACATCCTGCCTGATACCTTCCACTTCACCAAGGAGTCCCGTGAGATGGTAAGGACCCTGAGGAGATCCATG GGTGTGATCGCTGCCATGCGCGACGGCTTTGGCTTCATCAAGTGTGTGGACCGGGATGCCAGGATGTTCTTTCACTTTAGCGAGGTCCTGGAGGAAAGCCAGCTGCACATCTCTGACGAAGTCGAGTTCACCGTTGTGCCCGTGAGTCCAGGGAAAAAATCCATG GACATGCTGTCTGCCCAGAGGAACCACGCTGTGCGCATCAAGAAGCTGCCTAAAGGCACAGTGTCCTTCCATACCCAGTCTGAGCAGCGCTTTGTGGGTGTGGTGGAGAAGGAGGCCACGGCAGCCATCACCAACAACAAGAGCGCAAGCCCCAGCAAGGCCAAAGAGAAG AAAAAAGACAAG GAAGCAGAAGAGGGAGTGATTTCTTATGAGGACTGTGGAGTGAAGCTGACTGTGTCGTACCATGTCAAAGATCTGGAGGGAGCTGCCCAGCCACAGGCAGGAGACAAG GTGGAGTTCTCCATCAATGAGGTAAAGAGGACAGGCCAGCAGAGCGCGGTCACCATTAAGATCCTCAACCGCACAGTCAACACCAAAAGGCTGCTGGGATACATTGCCACGCTGAAAGACAACTTTGGGTTCATTGAGACGGCCAATCACGATCAAGAGATCTTCTTTCACTACAG tgaGCTGTGTGGAGACATGGAGAACCTGGAGCTGGGTGACACTGTGGAATACACCCTGTCCAAGGGCAAAGGAAACAAAGTCAGTGCTGAGAAGGTTATGAAGATGGCAGCAG TGAATAGTGTGGGACAGGATGTTGGTGAGGCGGTGATGCTGGGAAAGGTGGTGCGCCCTCTGCGTAGTGTGGACCCGTCGCAGACAGAGTACCAGGGGCTCATCGAGCACTCAGAGGAAG AGGGCATGAAGGGCCAGAATTACTCATTTGGCATCATGGGCATGACAAACAAGGCAGACTGTCTGCAGAAAGGAGAGCTGGTGAAGTTCCAGCTGTGCACAGTGGCCCAGACGGGACAGAAGATGGCCTGCAACGTTGTCCCCCAACGCAAAGCCTTGGTGGAGTGCGTCAAGGACCAG TTTGGTTTCATCACATATGAAGTTGGTGAGAGTAAGAAGCTGTTTTTCCATGTCAAAGAGGTGCAGGATGGCTTGGAGCTCCAGACTGGGGATGAGGTGGAGTTCTCAGTCATTCTCAACCAACGCACAGGGAAATGTAGTGCCTGCAATGTGCGCAGAGTCAG TGAAGGGCCTAAACCGGTGGCAACCCCCCGTCCCGATCGTTTGGTCAACCGGCTCAAGAGCATCACCCTGGATGACTCTAGTGCCCCCCGCCTAGTAATTGTGAGAcagccccgtggccctgacaacTCAAAG GGCTTCAACGTGGAGCGGAAGACTCGTCAACCGGGTGTAATTGACTGA
- the LOC124045808 gene encoding cold shock domain-containing protein E1-like isoform X13 — protein MSFDPGMLHNGHTAFANGTAVGIRETGVVEKLLTSYGFIQCSERQARLFFHCSQYNGNLQELKIGDDVEFEVSSDRRTGKPIAVKLLKIKPEVLPEERISGQVGPDSHASPFTVLHGYIHPVVSAIPTHLDGKSAPGQVPTGSVCYERNGYGFLPTQEVFYLTYTPDDIEGNMHLDTGDKVSFYMETNKHTGAVSAHNIVLVKKKQMRCQGVVCATKEAFGFIERADVVKEIFFHYSEFKGDLEALQAGDDVEFTIKERNGKEVATDVRLLAQGTVIFEDISIEQFEGTVIKVIPKVPTKNQNDPLPGRICARISYTDKELLFGEKDTKSKVTLLEGDHVQFNISTDRRDKLERATNIDILPDTFHFTKESREMVRTLRRSMGVIAAMRDGFGFIKCVDRDARMFFHFSEVLEESQLHISDEVEFTVVPVSPGKKSMDMLSAQRNHAVRIKKLPKGTVSFHTQSEQRFVGVVEKEATAAITNNKSASPSKAKEKKKDKEAEEGVISYEDCGVKLTVSYHVKDLEGAAQPQAGDKVEFSINEVKRTGQQSAVTIKILNRTVNTKRLLGYIATLKDNFGFIETANHDQEIFFHYSELCGDMENLELGDTVEYTLSKGKGNKVSAEKVMKMAAVNSVGQDVGEAVMLGKVVRPLRSVDPSQTEYQGLIEHSEEEGMKGQNYSFGIMGMTNKADCLQKGELVKFQLCTVAQTGQKMACNVVPQRKALVECVKDQFGFITYEVGESKKLFFHVKEVQDGLELQTGDEVEFSVILNQRTGKCSACNVRRVSEGPKPVATPRPDRLVNRLKSITLDDSSAPRLVIVRQPRGPDNSKGFNVERKTRQPGVID, from the exons ATGAGTTTTGACCCTGGCATGCTCCACAATGGGCACACTGCGTTTGCCAATGGCACAGCGGTGGGCATCAGGGAGACTGGCGTGGTGGAGAAGCTGCTCACCTCCTACGGGTTCATCCAGTGCTCGGAGCGGCAGGCGCGCCTATTCTTTCACTGCTCCCAGTACAACGGCAACCTGCAGGAGCTCAAGATAGGAG atGATGTGGAGTTTGAAGTTTCCTCAGACAGGCGTACTGGCAAGCCCATAGCAGTGAAGCTGCTTAAGATCAAACCAGAGGTGCTTCCAGAGGAGCGCATCTCGGGCCAGGTGGGGCCAGACTCGCACGCCTCTCCATTTACTGTGCTGCATGGTTATATTCATCCA GTCGTCTCAGCGATTCCTACTCACCTGGATGGCAAGTCTGCTCCAGGGCAGGTGCCCACTGGCAGTGTGTGCTATGAGAGAAATGGG TATGGATTCCTTCCCACGCAGGAGGTGTTTTACTTGACCTACACCCCAGACGACATAGAGGGCAACATGCACCTGGACACGGGAGACAAAGTCAGCTTCTACATGGAAACCAACAAGca CACCGGTGCAGTCAGTGCACACAACATTGTCCTGGTTAAGAAGAAACAGATGAGGTGCCAGGGGGTTGTCTGTGCCACCAAG GAGGCCTTTGGGTTCATTGAGAGGGCTGATGTGGTGAAGGAGATCTTCTTCCACTACAGCGAGTTCAAGGGCGACCTGGAGGCCCTGCAGGCCGGCGACGACGTGGAGTTCACCATCAAAGAGAGAAAC GGGAAAGAGGTGGCTACTGACGTGAGGCTGCTCGCCCAGGGGACAGTCATATTTGAGGACATCAGCATCGAGCAGTTTGAAGGCACTGTTATCAAGGTCATCCCTAAAGTTCCAACCAAGAACCAG AATGATCCACTACCAGGCCGCATCTGTGCCAGGATCAGTTACACAGACAAGGAGCTCCTGTTTGGTGAGAAGGACACCAAGTCCAAAGTGACCCTGCTGGAAGGCGACCATGTGCAGTTCAACATTTCCACGGACCGTAGGGACAAGCTGGAGCGGGCCACCAACATCGACATCCTGCCTGATACCTTCCACTTCACCAAGGAGTCCCGTGAGATGGTAAGGACCCTGAGGAGATCCATG GGTGTGATCGCTGCCATGCGCGACGGCTTTGGCTTCATCAAGTGTGTGGACCGGGATGCCAGGATGTTCTTTCACTTTAGCGAGGTCCTGGAGGAAAGCCAGCTGCACATCTCTGACGAAGTCGAGTTCACCGTTGTGCCCGTGAGTCCAGGGAAAAAATCCATG GACATGCTGTCTGCCCAGAGGAACCACGCTGTGCGCATCAAGAAGCTGCCTAAAGGCACAGTGTCCTTCCATACCCAGTCTGAGCAGCGCTTTGTGGGTGTGGTGGAGAAGGAGGCCACGGCAGCCATCACCAACAACAAGAGCGCAAGCCCCAGCAAGGCCAAAGAGAAG AAAAAAGACAAG GAAGCAGAAGAGGGAGTGATTTCTTATGAGGACTGTGGAGTGAAGCTGACTGTGTCGTACCATGTCAAAGATCTGGAGGGAGCTGCCCAGCCACAGGCAGGAGACAAG GTGGAGTTCTCCATCAATGAGGTAAAGAGGACAGGCCAGCAGAGCGCGGTCACCATTAAGATCCTCAACCGCACAGTCAACACCAAAAGGCTGCTGGGATACATTGCCACGCTGAAAGACAACTTTGGGTTCATTGAGACGGCCAATCACGATCAAGAGATCTTCTTTCACTACAG tgaGCTGTGTGGAGACATGGAGAACCTGGAGCTGGGTGACACTGTGGAATACACCCTGTCCAAGGGCAAAGGAAACAAAGTCAGTGCTGAGAAGGTTATGAAGATGGCAGCAG TGAATAGTGTGGGACAGGATGTTGGTGAGGCGGTGATGCTGGGAAAGGTGGTGCGCCCTCTGCGTAGTGTGGACCCGTCGCAGACAGAGTACCAGGGGCTCATCGAGCACTCAGAGGAAG AGGGCATGAAGGGCCAGAATTACTCATTTGGCATCATGGGCATGACAAACAAGGCAGACTGTCTGCAGAAAGGAGAGCTGGTGAAGTTCCAGCTGTGCACAGTGGCCCAGACGGGACAGAAGATGGCCTGCAACGTTGTCCCCCAACGCAAAGCCTTGGTGGAGTGCGTCAAGGACCAG TTTGGTTTCATCACATATGAAGTTGGTGAGAGTAAGAAGCTGTTTTTCCATGTCAAAGAGGTGCAGGATGGCTTGGAGCTCCAGACTGGGGATGAGGTGGAGTTCTCAGTCATTCTCAACCAACGCACAGGGAAATGTAGTGCCTGCAATGTGCGCAGAGTCAG TGAAGGGCCTAAACCGGTGGCAACCCCCCGTCCCGATCGTTTGGTCAACCGGCTCAAGAGCATCACCCTGGATGACTCTAGTGCCCCCCGCCTAGTAATTGTGAGAcagccccgtggccctgacaacTCAAAG GGCTTCAACGTGGAGCGGAAGACTCGTCAACCGGGTGTAATTGACTGA